From Nitrospirota bacterium, one genomic window encodes:
- a CDS encoding TusE/DsrC/DsvC family sulfur relay protein, translated as MQTIDVQGKSIMLDDEGYLLNAEEWDETVACAIAEKEGVITKCPLTPEKMGILRFMRSYYKEFNSVPIPRAVCKNVHQQKNCTYEIFPDPVIAWKIAGLPQPSRHIIAELKGLGGVS; from the coding sequence ATGCAGACAATTGATGTACAAGGGAAAAGCATCATGTTGGATGATGAAGGGTATCTGCTCAACGCTGAAGAATGGGACGAAACTGTTGCATGCGCGATTGCGGAAAAAGAAGGGGTCATCACAAAATGTCCGCTAACCCCCGAAAAAATGGGCATCCTTAGATTCATGAGATCGTACTATAAGGAATTCAATTCAGTTCCGATTCCGCGAGCCGTCTGCAAAAATGTTCATCAGCAGAAAAACTGCACCTACGAGATATTCCCTGATCCGGTTATCGCTTGGAAGATAGCAGGATTGCCGCAGCCGTCACGCCATATTATTGCAGAGCTGAAAGGATTGGGGGGAGTTTCATAA
- a CDS encoding RNA polymerase sigma factor RpoD/SigA, which translates to MKDHTETETEEEHIFLATGEDQNQAYEASCSHDRRISPEEDFLIPLVNEMKRTRLLTKNGEIELAKKMEAAVQKMREVFASMPLDDKGPIPVKTNSLSDTSSPGTTKTIQDGYSGEIGGNNNEPRSFAMADDCGHSRFTSEEVFSLVQRMKTFFADTEAELKGAAKSNRTLQKLRLSRSKSRGDQEIPARCIFEPSGLKQKLDMLREGEREFIDARKAMITANLRLVVSIAKRYIGKGLSLSDLIQEGNLGLMKAVDKFEYKMGYKFSTYAAWWIRQSITRALSDHSRTIRLPTHVVELSHKILAAEKILRQQVGFEPTPDEIAHYLNMPVYKVETILRALKNPLSLDSPPDEKAGNMLDFVMDEQSPSALDQIINSDLKEKVGRLLHQLPPQQALVIRKRYGFHGEIPHTLGDLAREISVSRERVRQIESAAIKKLQSLSQTLLKPQNESIL; encoded by the coding sequence ATGAAAGATCACACGGAAACCGAGACAGAGGAAGAACATATTTTCTTGGCCACAGGAGAAGATCAGAATCAAGCGTATGAGGCATCATGCAGTCATGACCGCAGAATCTCCCCAGAAGAGGACTTCCTCATTCCCCTTGTCAATGAAATGAAGAGAACCCGTCTCCTGACAAAGAATGGTGAAATCGAACTCGCAAAGAAGATGGAAGCTGCGGTGCAGAAGATGAGAGAGGTTTTCGCTTCCATGCCCTTGGATGATAAGGGTCCCATCCCGGTGAAGACCAATTCCCTGAGCGACACATCAAGTCCGGGAACCACAAAAACGATACAGGATGGATATTCAGGGGAAATAGGCGGAAACAACAATGAACCGCGCTCCTTCGCCATGGCTGACGACTGCGGACATTCAAGGTTCACCTCGGAAGAGGTTTTTTCTCTTGTCCAAAGGATGAAAACCTTCTTCGCTGATACGGAGGCAGAATTAAAAGGCGCTGCAAAGTCAAACAGAACACTTCAAAAGCTACGGCTTTCGAGAAGCAAAAGCCGGGGTGACCAAGAGATACCTGCTCGCTGTATTTTTGAGCCGAGCGGCCTGAAACAGAAGCTGGACATGCTGCGGGAAGGAGAGCGAGAATTCATTGATGCGAGAAAGGCGATGATTACTGCCAATCTCAGGCTTGTGGTGAGCATCGCAAAGCGCTATATCGGCAAAGGGCTGAGCCTCTCGGACCTCATTCAGGAAGGCAATCTGGGACTCATGAAAGCCGTCGACAAGTTTGAATACAAAATGGGATATAAGTTTAGCACATATGCTGCGTGGTGGATCCGGCAATCGATAACCCGGGCACTCTCAGACCATTCAAGAACGATACGGCTGCCAACCCATGTGGTGGAACTGTCGCATAAAATACTTGCTGCGGAAAAAATCCTCAGGCAGCAAGTAGGATTCGAGCCAACGCCTGATGAGATAGCACATTATCTCAACATGCCGGTTTACAAGGTTGAGACTATTCTCAGAGCATTAAAGAATCCGCTTTCCCTGGATTCTCCTCCAGACGAAAAAGCCGGGAACATGCTCGATTTTGTGATGGATGAGCAATCACCGTCTGCACTTGATCAGATAATTAACTCAGATTTGAAAGAAAAAGTCGGCAGATTGCTGCACCAACTTCCTCCCCAGCAGGCTTTGGTCATAAGAAAGCGGTATGGTTTTCACGGGGAAATCCCGCATACACTCGGAGATCTGGCCAGGGAAATTTCTGTCAGCCGGGAAAGAGTGAGGCAGATCGAATCTGCAGCAATAAAAAAACTGCAAAGTCTGTCCCAGACATTGCTGAAACCACAGAATGAAAGTATTCTGTAG
- a CDS encoding response regulator transcription factor, whose amino-acid sequence MKTRILLVDDHDIFREAIKGLINDKKDMTVTAEAKNGRDAYQLVCANEFDLVIFDIGLQARNGFGIIHQMKSRKPYLPVLICSLLPEEYFGPAAIRAGASGYVMKDRMPNDIVCAIRQVATGGIYFGNGNQFSVP is encoded by the coding sequence ATGAAAACAAGGATACTTCTCGTGGATGACCATGACATTTTTCGTGAAGCCATAAAAGGGCTTATCAACGATAAAAAGGATATGACCGTAACCGCAGAAGCAAAAAACGGACGTGACGCATATCAGTTGGTCTGTGCCAATGAATTCGACCTGGTAATATTTGATATCGGGTTGCAGGCGCGGAATGGCTTCGGAATTATTCATCAGATGAAAAGCAGGAAACCCTACTTGCCTGTTCTAATCTGCAGTCTCCTCCCTGAAGAGTATTTTGGCCCTGCAGCCATCCGGGCAGGGGCCTCCGGATATGTCATGAAGGACAGAATGCCGAACGACATTGTGTGCGCTATCCGGCAGGTCGCTACCGGCGGGATATATTTTGGGAACGGGAATCAGTTCTCTGTGCCCTGA
- a CDS encoding response regulator transcription factor, which produces MIHLLIADDHSVVREGVKHILSDMPEAVITEAANGQQVLDAMQKKEYDLVLLDIAMPGKDGLDVLRDIKRKRPHIKVLILSMFPEEQYALRALKSGASGYLTKESIPEELIKAIRKVIRGGKYISSDFSDKILSSFDDDAEKPVHESLSNREYQVMRMIASGKTLSEIADELFLSVKTVSTYRTRILEKMNLKNNAEIMHYAVKNGLVE; this is translated from the coding sequence ATGATACATTTACTGATTGCAGACGACCATTCTGTGGTAAGGGAAGGGGTGAAACATATCCTTTCTGATATGCCTGAAGCGGTGATCACCGAAGCAGCGAATGGTCAGCAAGTGCTCGATGCAATGCAAAAAAAAGAGTATGATCTTGTGCTGCTGGACATAGCCATGCCGGGCAAGGACGGCCTTGATGTTCTCAGGGATATAAAGAGAAAAAGACCACATATCAAGGTGCTTATTTTAAGCATGTTCCCTGAAGAGCAGTATGCACTCAGGGCTCTGAAGTCAGGGGCTTCCGGCTATCTCACCAAAGAGAGCATACCGGAAGAACTCATTAAGGCTATTCGGAAAGTTATCCGGGGCGGGAAATATATAAGCTCAGACTTTTCCGATAAAATACTCTCTTCATTTGACGACGATGCAGAAAAGCCGGTTCATGAATCGTTATCAAACCGGGAGTATCAGGTAATGAGGATGATTGCTTCAGGGAAAACCCTTTCCGAAATTGCCGATGAATTGTTCCTCAGCGTGAAGACTGTCAGCACCTACCGCACCCGCATCCTTGAAAAGATGAACCTGAAAAATAATGCGGAAATAATGCACTATGCGGTAAAAAACGGCCTCGTAGAATAG